From one Lolium rigidum isolate FL_2022 chromosome 4, APGP_CSIRO_Lrig_0.1, whole genome shotgun sequence genomic stretch:
- the LOC124707512 gene encoding histone H3.2: MARTKQTARKSTGGKAPRKQLATKAARKSAPATGGVKKPHRFRPGTVALREIRKYQKSTELLIRKLPFQRLVREIAQDFKTDLRFQSSAVSALQEAAEAYLVGLFEDTNLCAIHAKRVTIMPKDIQLARRIRGERA, translated from the coding sequence ATGGCCCGCACGAAGCAGACGGCGAGGAAGTCCACCGGCGGCAAGGCGCCGAGGAAGCAGCTGGCGACCAAGGCGGCCCGCAAGTCCGCCCCGGCCACCGGCGGCGTCAAGAAGCCCCACCGCTTCAGGCCCGGCACCGTCGCGCTCCGCGAGATCCGCAAGTACCAGAAGAGCACCGAGCTGCTCATCCGCAAGCTCCCCTTCCAGCGCCTCGTCAGGGAGATCGCCCAGGACTTCAAGACCGACCTCCGCTTCCAGAGCTCCGCCGTCTCCGCGCTCCAGGAGGCCGCCGAGGCCTACCTCGTCGGACTCTTCGAGGACACCAACCTCTGCGCCATCCACGCCAAGCGCGTCACCATCATGCCCAAGGACATCCAGCTCGCTCGCCGCATCCGTGGCGAGAGGGCCTAG
- the LOC124707514 gene encoding histone H4-like, producing MSGRGKGGKGLGKGGAKRHRKVLRDNIQGITKPAIRRLARRGGVKRISGLIYEETRGVLKVFLENVIRDAVTYTEHARRKTVTAMDVVYALKRQGRTLYGFGG from the coding sequence ATGTCGGGCCGCGGCAAGGGAGGCAAAGGTCTTGGAAAGGGCGGCGCCAAGCGTCACAGGAAGGTGCTGCGGGACAACATCCAGGGCATCACCAagccggcgatcaggcgtctcgcacGCCGCGGCGGCGTCAAGCGCATCTCCGGTCTGATATACGAGGAGACGCGGGGCGTGCTGAAGGTgttcctcgagaacgtcatcaggGACGCGGTCACCTACACCGAGCACGCCCGCCGCAAGACCGTCACCGCCATGGACGTCGTCTACGCGCTCAAGCGCCAGGGACGCACCCTCTACGGCTTCGGAGGCTAG